The following coding sequences are from one Streptomyces dengpaensis window:
- a CDS encoding MFS transporter, with protein sequence MTAVSARPGTGTTGGHRALLFVLAGNMLIDALEVSVMLVALPALGDDLGLSPWGTQWVMSGFAAGFAALLLLGPRLVARWGRRRMYLAALLVFVAASVAGGLAEQSEVLVLTRVVKGMCAALTAPTGLAIIATAFPAGAEQRRAVSVYSWFGAAGFTAGLLSSGALTTLSWRWDLVFPAPIALLLLVFGVRLIPKDPAPAAAPPLRQTLAHVGRNGPFVRSALCAAALNGTYLGLLLLLTYRMHTAWGWDSWRLALAFLPACVPLALSLPFAGRLVARLGSERLIVAGGCAATAGCLTALLRGAPDSYVTGVLPVLLLVGAAFVLSFAALNLQALSGVSAEWKSRAVPVYQTAVQLGAVLALPTVAALAGAGYRRAVLFLTVVSALGVLVAVSRTSVTRTSAPRKTT encoded by the coding sequence ATGACGGCAGTCTCCGCACGCCCCGGTACCGGCACCACCGGCGGCCACCGCGCTCTCCTCTTCGTGCTCGCCGGGAACATGCTCATCGACGCGCTCGAAGTGTCCGTGATGCTGGTCGCGCTGCCCGCTCTCGGAGACGACCTGGGGCTCTCGCCGTGGGGCACGCAGTGGGTGATGAGCGGTTTCGCGGCCGGTTTCGCGGCGCTGCTGCTGCTCGGCCCGCGTCTCGTCGCCCGCTGGGGGCGACGCCGGATGTATCTGGCCGCCCTGCTGGTCTTCGTCGCCGCCTCCGTAGCCGGCGGTCTGGCCGAGCAGAGCGAGGTCCTGGTGCTGACCCGGGTCGTCAAGGGCATGTGCGCCGCGCTCACCGCGCCGACCGGCCTCGCGATCATCGCAACCGCCTTCCCCGCGGGCGCCGAACAGCGCCGGGCCGTCTCCGTGTACTCGTGGTTCGGCGCCGCGGGGTTCACGGCCGGGCTGCTGTCCTCGGGGGCGCTGACCACGCTGAGCTGGCGCTGGGATCTCGTCTTCCCCGCGCCCATCGCCCTGCTCCTGCTGGTGTTCGGCGTCCGGCTGATCCCCAAGGACCCGGCGCCGGCCGCCGCGCCGCCACTGCGGCAGACGCTCGCCCACGTGGGGCGCAACGGCCCGTTCGTGCGCTCGGCGCTCTGCGCGGCGGCGCTCAACGGCACCTACCTCGGGCTGCTCCTGCTGCTCACCTACCGGATGCACACCGCGTGGGGCTGGGACTCCTGGCGCCTCGCGCTCGCCTTTCTGCCGGCCTGTGTACCGCTGGCGCTGTCGCTGCCCTTCGCGGGGCGGCTCGTGGCGCGGCTCGGCAGCGAGCGGCTGATCGTCGCGGGCGGCTGCGCGGCGACGGCCGGATGCCTGACCGCGCTGCTACGGGGGGCGCCCGACAGCTACGTCACCGGGGTGCTGCCGGTGCTGCTGCTGGTCGGCGCCGCCTTCGTGCTGTCGTTCGCCGCGCTCAACCTGCAGGCCCTGTCCGGGGTTTCCGCCGAGTGGAAGAGCCGGGCGGTGCCGGTCTATCAGACGGCCGTGCAGCTCGGGGCGGTGCTCGCGCTGCCAACAGTGGCCGCGCTGGCCGGTGCCGGGTACCGCCGGGCGGTGCTGTTCCTGACCGTGGTGTCGGCCCTGGGCGTGCTCGTCGCCGTAAGCCGAACCTCTGTGACCCGAACCTCTGCGCCCCGTAAGACAACGTGA
- a CDS encoding activator-dependent family glycosyltransferase, which yields MRVLFTIFPATAHLYPVVPLAWALQSAGHEVVVASHAGVVDPGVIGNISAAGLTAVPLGTPDELPPALGAHSGEAKPDRPSLGFDPADAEDGAWRTARSILTGMFSLHYPAPEREGGRRPVLDNLVDFARAWRPDLVLWDPLMFPAPVAARVSGAAHARLVWGMDNIAVIHDRTKRELADLSTELTEHPWLSWFGPMLERYGLEFTDEMLLGQWTLDLTQSRMRQPLDLTYVPVRRVPYNGAASLPAWLHARPERPRAVLTLGVSRRKIFGKYSGFPVVEFFDSVSGLDAEVVATLDSRQLATVGTVPKNVRTVEYVPLNQVLPTSSAIIHHGGGGTFSAAVAHRVPQLVVPLVMWDEMVTARYVADMGAGLVADPESLDVDGLHQQLVRLLEDPSFQLGARGLYEEMLAAPAPKDVVPLLERLTAERR from the coding sequence ATGCGTGTCCTGTTCACCATCTTTCCCGCGACGGCACACCTGTATCCGGTCGTACCCCTCGCCTGGGCGCTGCAGAGCGCCGGGCACGAGGTCGTCGTGGCGAGCCACGCCGGTGTGGTGGACCCGGGAGTGATCGGGAACATCAGCGCGGCCGGGCTCACCGCCGTACCGCTGGGCACGCCGGACGAGCTGCCCCCGGCGCTCGGCGCGCACTCCGGGGAGGCCAAGCCGGACCGGCCCTCACTCGGCTTCGACCCCGCCGACGCGGAGGACGGCGCCTGGCGCACCGCGCGCTCCATCCTGACCGGCATGTTCTCGCTGCACTACCCGGCACCGGAGCGGGAGGGCGGCCGCCGTCCGGTCCTCGACAACCTCGTGGACTTCGCCCGGGCCTGGCGTCCCGACCTCGTGCTCTGGGATCCGCTGATGTTCCCCGCGCCGGTCGCCGCGCGGGTCAGCGGCGCCGCGCACGCCCGGCTGGTCTGGGGCATGGACAACATCGCCGTCATCCACGACCGGACCAAGCGCGAACTCGCCGATCTGTCAACGGAGTTGACCGAGCATCCCTGGCTGAGCTGGTTCGGCCCGATGCTGGAGCGGTACGGGCTGGAGTTCACCGACGAGATGCTGCTCGGCCAGTGGACGCTGGACCTCACGCAGTCCCGGATGCGGCAGCCGCTGGACCTCACGTACGTGCCGGTCCGCCGGGTGCCGTACAACGGGGCGGCCTCGCTGCCCGCGTGGCTGCACGCGCGGCCCGAGCGGCCCCGCGCGGTGCTGACCCTGGGCGTGAGCCGGCGCAAGATCTTCGGCAAGTACAGCGGCTTCCCGGTCGTTGAGTTCTTCGACTCGGTGTCCGGGCTGGATGCCGAGGTGGTCGCCACCCTCGACAGCCGGCAGCTCGCGACGGTCGGCACGGTGCCGAAGAACGTGCGCACCGTCGAGTACGTACCGCTCAACCAGGTTCTCCCGACCAGCTCGGCGATCATCCACCACGGAGGCGGCGGCACCTTCTCCGCGGCCGTGGCCCACCGGGTGCCGCAGCTCGTGGTGCCCCTGGTGATGTGGGACGAGATGGTCACGGCGCGCTATGTCGCCGACATGGGCGCGGGCCTGGTCGCCGACCCCGAGTCCCTGGACGTCGACGGTCTGCACCAGCAGCTCGTGCGGCTCCTGGAGGACCCCTCCTTCCAGCTCGGGGCGCGCGGCCTCTACGAGGAGATGCTCGCCGCCCCGGCCCCCAAGGACGTCGTACCCCTGCTGGAGCGGCTGACCGCCGAACGCCGCTGA
- a CDS encoding nucleotide disphospho-sugar-binding domain-containing protein, which translates to MRVLVISTPVPTHFLPLVPLVWALRAAGHDVLVAGQPDVLGAVRAAGLTGVALGEGFDVDRMLLRGLPEEQRPLQARPRPAPELVGGYGRLWMAHAKSVLGHYTGLAEDFGPELILADPMEFCSLLLGARLGVPVVHHRWTVDAISGPARRSVRPGFQELCARWGLPGLPDPTVLLDPCPPALRLPDSDPGTSIRYVPYGGGGEVPGWLRADRGPGAGRQRVAVSLGNTLALHGEPFARDLLRALAGRHGTEILATVPERHRAGIGAVPENVRLIDPLPLHLFLGGCDAMVHHGGAGTAMTATAFGLPQLTLPQLADHFPLGDRLAATGAGLSFDKAAEQDDPRLVAGALDALLSDPAYREAARRLAADMAAMPSPAAVAADLERLSVSPAGEAGTRC; encoded by the coding sequence ATGCGCGTACTCGTGATCTCCACCCCCGTACCGACCCACTTCCTGCCGCTCGTCCCGCTGGTCTGGGCGCTGCGCGCGGCGGGGCACGACGTGCTGGTGGCCGGGCAGCCCGATGTGCTCGGTGCCGTGCGGGCCGCCGGGCTCACCGGAGTGGCCCTGGGAGAGGGCTTCGACGTCGACCGAATGCTGCTGCGGGGGCTTCCCGAGGAGCAGCGGCCGCTGCAGGCCCGACCCCGGCCGGCCCCCGAACTGGTCGGCGGATACGGCAGGTTGTGGATGGCGCACGCCAAGTCCGTCCTCGGGCACTACACCGGACTCGCCGAGGACTTCGGGCCGGAACTGATCCTCGCGGACCCGATGGAGTTCTGCTCGCTGCTCCTCGGCGCCCGGCTCGGTGTGCCGGTGGTGCACCACCGGTGGACGGTGGACGCCATCTCCGGGCCCGCCCGCCGCTCGGTGCGCCCCGGCTTCCAGGAGCTGTGCGCGCGATGGGGCCTTCCTGGGCTGCCGGATCCGACGGTCCTGCTCGACCCGTGCCCGCCGGCCCTGCGGCTGCCGGACTCCGACCCGGGCACGTCCATCCGGTACGTGCCGTACGGCGGTGGCGGCGAGGTGCCGGGGTGGCTGCGCGCGGACCGGGGACCCGGCGCCGGACGGCAGCGGGTGGCCGTCTCGCTGGGCAACACCCTGGCTCTGCACGGTGAGCCGTTCGCCAGGGATCTGCTGCGCGCCCTCGCCGGGCGGCACGGTACGGAGATCCTCGCGACGGTTCCCGAACGGCACCGGGCCGGGATCGGCGCCGTACCGGAGAACGTACGGCTGATCGATCCGCTGCCCCTGCATCTGTTCCTCGGCGGCTGCGACGCGATGGTGCACCACGGCGGGGCCGGCACCGCGATGACCGCGACCGCGTTCGGGCTGCCGCAGCTCACCTTGCCGCAGCTGGCGGACCACTTCCCGCTGGGCGACCGGCTGGCCGCGACCGGCGCGGGCCTCTCCTTCGACAAGGCGGCCGAACAGGACGACCCGCGGCTCGTCGCCGGTGCCCTGGACGCACTGCTGTCGGACCCGGCGTACCGGGAGGCGGCCCGCCGGCTGGCCGCGGACATGGCCGCGATGCCGTCCCCCGCCGCCGTGGCAGCCGATCTGGAGCGGCTGTCCGTATCACCTGCCGGGGAGGCGGGCACGCGATGCTGA
- a CDS encoding dTDP-4-dehydrorhamnose 3,5-epimerase family protein, protein MLIEDMVVPGAFVITPRQIPDERGTFYEAMRDDLLEKATGVAFRPRQINYSVSKRHTLRGIHSVSIPPGQAKFVTCVRGALRDIVVDLRIGSPTFLRHQVNELDAESGRSVYVPEGVGHGFLALTDDACICYVVSSTYVPGTQIDINPLDPELGLPWNCPEIPLISDKDAKAPTVAEAAAAGILPRLSKAGTP, encoded by the coding sequence ATGCTGATCGAGGACATGGTCGTCCCCGGCGCCTTCGTGATCACGCCGCGGCAGATCCCGGACGAGCGGGGGACGTTCTACGAGGCGATGCGCGACGACTTGCTGGAGAAGGCCACCGGCGTCGCCTTCCGGCCCCGGCAGATCAACTACTCGGTGTCCAAACGCCACACGTTGCGCGGCATTCACAGCGTGAGCATTCCACCCGGGCAGGCGAAGTTCGTCACGTGTGTGCGGGGCGCGTTGCGCGACATCGTGGTCGATCTGCGGATCGGATCACCGACGTTCCTGCGGCACCAGGTCAATGAACTCGACGCGGAATCGGGCCGTTCGGTCTATGTGCCCGAAGGCGTCGGCCATGGATTTCTCGCGCTCACCGACGACGCGTGCATCTGCTACGTCGTCTCCAGCACCTATGTGCCGGGAACGCAGATCGACATCAATCCGCTCGACCCGGAACTCGGTCTGCCGTGGAACTGCCCCGAGATCCCGCTCATTTCCGACAAGGACGCCAAGGCACCGACCGTGGCCGAGGCCGCGGCGGCGGGCATTCTGCCCCGACTCAGCAAGGCAGGGACACCGTGA
- a CDS encoding glycosyltransferase, with the protein MRILFVAAGSPATVFALAPLATAARNAGHQVVMAANADMMPHITGSGLPGVPTTHWPIRDFITQDREGNPEAIPSDPVEQALFTGRWFARMAAESLPRMLEFARSWRPDLVVGGTMCYVAPLVAAHLRIPHVRQAWDAIEADGIHPGAEAELAPELAELGLSRLPVPDLFVDICPPSLRPANAEPAQMMRYVPANGQRLLEPWMYARGERRRICVTSGSRVARDSYDRNFEFLRGLAKEVTAWDVELIVAAPDEVAEALTAELPGLRAGWVPLDVIALTCDLLVHHAGGVSTLTGLNAGVPQLLIPKGAVMEVPALRVAERGAAITLLPGEDTDQRIAESCEELLSRSGYRERAGELSAEIAAMPLPSDVVAALALL; encoded by the coding sequence GTGAGGATCCTCTTCGTCGCCGCGGGCAGCCCCGCGACCGTTTTCGCGCTCGCCCCGCTGGCCACCGCCGCCCGCAATGCCGGGCACCAGGTCGTGATGGCCGCGAACGCCGACATGATGCCGCACATCACCGGCTCCGGCCTGCCCGGTGTTCCGACCACCCACTGGCCGATCAGGGACTTCATCACGCAGGACCGCGAGGGAAACCCGGAGGCGATTCCCTCCGACCCGGTCGAACAGGCGCTGTTCACCGGCCGCTGGTTCGCCCGCATGGCGGCCGAGAGCCTGCCGCGCATGCTGGAGTTCGCCCGGTCCTGGCGGCCGGACCTCGTCGTCGGCGGCACCATGTGCTACGTCGCCCCGCTGGTCGCCGCCCATCTGAGGATCCCGCATGTGCGCCAGGCCTGGGACGCCATCGAGGCCGACGGCATCCATCCGGGCGCCGAGGCAGAACTCGCCCCGGAGCTCGCGGAGTTGGGCCTGAGCCGGTTGCCTGTCCCCGACCTCTTCGTGGACATCTGCCCGCCCAGTCTGCGCCCCGCGAACGCCGAACCGGCACAGATGATGCGCTACGTCCCGGCCAACGGGCAGCGGCTCCTGGAACCGTGGATGTACGCGCGCGGCGAGCGCCGCCGGATCTGCGTGACCTCGGGCAGCAGGGTCGCCCGGGACAGCTACGACAGGAACTTCGAGTTCCTGCGCGGGCTGGCCAAGGAGGTCACCGCGTGGGACGTCGAACTCATCGTCGCCGCCCCGGACGAGGTGGCCGAAGCCCTCACCGCCGAACTGCCGGGCCTGCGCGCCGGCTGGGTGCCCCTCGACGTCATCGCGCTCACCTGCGACCTGCTGGTCCATCACGCCGGTGGCGTCAGCACCCTGACCGGCCTGAACGCGGGGGTGCCCCAACTGCTCATCCCCAAGGGGGCCGTCATGGAAGTGCCGGCCCTCCGCGTCGCCGAGCGCGGGGCGGCGATCACGCTGCTGCCCGGCGAGGACACGGACCAGCGGATCGCCGAATCCTGCGAGGAACTGCTCTCGCGCTCCGGGTACCGCGAGCGGGCGGGCGAACTCTCCGCGGAGATCGCCGCGATGCCGCTGCCCTCCGACGTCGTCGCGGCACTGGCACTGCTGTGA
- a CDS encoding glucose-1-phosphate thymidylyltransferase produces the protein MKALVLAGGSGTRLRPFSYSMPKQLIPIANTPVLVHVLDNIRDLGVTDIGVIVGNRGPDIEAALGDGSRHGVKLTYLLQDAPRGLAHTVAVARDFLGDDDFVMYLGDNVLPEGVAATAEAFTVRRPAAQIVVHKVPDPRQFGVAELGPDGEVVRLVEKPAEPRSDMALVGVYFFTSAIHRAVDSIRPSARGELEITDAIQWLLASGAEVRATQYDGYWKDAGNVEDVLDCNRYLLERLAPAVAGHVDAASELVGTVVVEAGARVTRSRIEGPAIIGAGAVVEDSHIGPHTSIGRGCLVSDSGLENSIALDEASVSGVRGLRSSLIGRAASVGATEQGAGRYRLVVGDHTRVEVTV, from the coding sequence ATGAAGGCGCTTGTGCTGGCAGGCGGTTCCGGTACCCGCCTGCGACCCTTCAGCTATTCGATGCCGAAACAGCTCATCCCGATCGCCAATACGCCCGTCCTGGTCCATGTCCTGGACAACATCCGGGACCTGGGCGTGACCGACATCGGCGTCATCGTCGGCAACCGCGGCCCCGACATCGAGGCCGCGCTCGGCGACGGCTCCCGACACGGAGTGAAACTCACCTATCTCCTTCAGGACGCCCCGCGTGGCCTCGCCCACACCGTCGCCGTCGCCCGGGACTTCCTCGGGGACGACGACTTCGTCATGTACCTGGGCGACAACGTGCTGCCCGAAGGGGTGGCCGCGACCGCCGAGGCCTTCACCGTCCGGCGCCCGGCCGCGCAGATCGTGGTGCACAAGGTGCCCGACCCGCGCCAGTTCGGGGTCGCCGAACTCGGGCCGGACGGCGAGGTGGTGCGCCTGGTGGAGAAGCCGGCCGAGCCGCGCAGCGACATGGCGCTGGTCGGCGTGTACTTCTTCACCTCCGCCATTCACCGCGCCGTGGACTCGATCAGGCCGAGCGCCCGCGGCGAGCTGGAGATCACCGACGCCATCCAGTGGCTGCTCGCCTCCGGCGCCGAGGTCCGGGCCACCCAGTACGACGGCTACTGGAAGGACGCCGGGAACGTCGAGGACGTCCTGGACTGCAACCGCTACCTGCTGGAGCGGCTGGCGCCGGCCGTGGCGGGACATGTCGACGCCGCCAGTGAACTGGTGGGCACCGTCGTCGTCGAGGCGGGCGCCCGCGTCACACGCTCCCGTATCGAGGGCCCGGCGATCATCGGCGCGGGCGCCGTGGTGGAGGACAGCCACATCGGACCGCACACGTCCATCGGCCGCGGCTGCCTGGTCAGTGACAGCGGGCTGGAGAACTCCATCGCGCTCGACGAGGCGTCGGTCAGCGGCGTCAGGGGCCTGCGCAGCTCGCTGATCGGGCGCGCGGCCTCCGTCGGAGCCACCGAGCAGGGCGCCGGCCGGTACCGGCTGGTCGTCGGAGACCACACCCGAGTGGAGGTCACGGTATGA
- the rfbB gene encoding dTDP-glucose 4,6-dehydratase — translation MRILVTGAAGFIGSHFVRRLLADAYSGWEGAQVTALDKLTYAGNRDNLPGTHERLVFVRGDVCDRGLMRELVPGHDAVVHFAAETHVDRSLEGAGDFFRTNVLGTQTLLDAVLDSGVDRVVHVSTDEVYGSITEGSWTEEWPLAPNSPYAASKAGSDLVARAYWRTHGVDLSVTRCSNNYGPYQHPEKLIPLFVTNLLEGRRVPLYGDGGNVREWLHVDDHCRGIHLVLNQGRAGEIYNIGGGNERTNLAITEQLLELTCSDAAAIQRVADRKAHDLRYSIDETKIREELGYAPLIGFEQGLADTVAWYRDNPDWWKAAKHGTDRAVA, via the coding sequence ATGAGGATCCTCGTCACCGGAGCGGCCGGGTTCATCGGCTCCCACTTCGTCCGACGCCTGCTGGCCGACGCGTACAGCGGCTGGGAGGGCGCCCAGGTCACCGCCCTGGACAAGCTGACGTACGCCGGAAACCGCGACAACCTGCCGGGGACGCACGAACGGCTGGTGTTCGTGCGCGGCGACGTCTGCGACCGCGGCCTGATGCGCGAACTGGTCCCCGGCCACGACGCGGTGGTGCACTTCGCCGCCGAGACGCACGTCGACCGCTCGCTGGAGGGCGCGGGCGACTTCTTCCGTACGAACGTCCTCGGCACCCAGACGCTGCTCGACGCCGTGCTCGACAGCGGGGTGGACCGGGTCGTGCACGTGTCCACGGACGAGGTGTACGGCTCCATCACGGAGGGCTCCTGGACCGAGGAGTGGCCGCTCGCGCCCAATTCGCCGTACGCGGCCTCGAAGGCGGGCTCCGACCTGGTGGCCCGCGCCTACTGGCGCACCCACGGCGTCGACCTGTCGGTCACCCGCTGCTCCAACAACTACGGGCCCTACCAGCACCCCGAGAAGCTCATCCCGCTGTTCGTCACGAACCTGCTCGAGGGACGCCGGGTGCCGCTGTACGGCGACGGCGGCAACGTCCGTGAGTGGCTGCACGTGGACGACCACTGCCGGGGCATCCACCTGGTCCTCAATCAGGGACGGGCCGGTGAGATCTACAACATCGGCGGCGGCAACGAGCGCACCAACCTCGCCATCACCGAGCAGCTCCTCGAACTGACCTGCTCGGACGCGGCCGCGATCCAGCGGGTCGCCGACCGCAAGGCACACGACCTGCGCTACTCGATCGACGAGACCAAGATCCGCGAGGAGCTGGGCTACGCCCCGCTCATCGGATTCGAGCAGGGCCTCGCCGACACGGTCGCCTGGTACCGGGACAACCCCGACTGGTGGAAGGCCGCCAAGCACGGGACGGACCGGGCCGTTGCCTGA
- a CDS encoding NAD-dependent epimerase/dehydratase family protein, with protein MPDLGGSASSRTVVVLGGTGFLGRHIGAAFGALGARVHLVSPSAGPGAKPGAEPGMQPGAEPGAEPGAKPGAEPGMQPGAGCPALIRLDVVAASPRELAALLARVGADTVVNAAGRAWRADEAQMAAANAELVAKVTEALAALPREPGGPRLIHLGSVHEYGAGTPGGATPEDWPAAPVTPYGRTKLLGTQAVLRAVRERNVEGVVLRLANVIGAGTPAGSLFGDVAAHLADAARAEAAGERADALRLPPLRAARDLVDVRDVVDAVLAAARVPATYVNGRVINVGRGEAVPVRDVIDRMVALSGLDVPVTEGAGVPPGRSDVDRQCLDVSLARELLGWAPSRPLDSALRDLLAAALPPVKPAGAEPPLTFAAAEPPVNERTG; from the coding sequence TTGCCTGACCTCGGCGGGTCCGCCTCCTCCCGCACGGTGGTCGTGCTCGGCGGCACCGGGTTCCTCGGGCGTCACATCGGTGCGGCGTTCGGCGCGCTCGGGGCGCGGGTGCATCTGGTCTCGCCCAGCGCGGGGCCCGGCGCCAAGCCCGGCGCGGAGCCCGGCATGCAGCCCGGCGCGGAGCCCGGCGCGGAGCCCGGCGCCAAGCCCGGCGCGGAGCCCGGCATGCAGCCCGGCGCGGGATGCCCCGCCCTCATCCGCCTCGACGTAGTCGCCGCCTCGCCCCGGGAACTCGCCGCACTGCTCGCCAGGGTCGGCGCCGACACCGTCGTCAACGCGGCCGGCCGGGCCTGGCGGGCCGACGAGGCGCAGATGGCCGCGGCCAACGCCGAGTTGGTCGCGAAGGTCACCGAGGCGCTCGCCGCGCTGCCCCGGGAGCCGGGCGGACCCCGGCTGATCCACCTGGGCAGCGTCCACGAGTACGGGGCCGGCACTCCCGGCGGCGCCACCCCCGAGGACTGGCCGGCGGCACCGGTCACCCCGTACGGACGCACCAAACTCCTCGGCACGCAGGCGGTGTTGCGGGCCGTGCGGGAGCGGAACGTCGAGGGGGTGGTGCTCCGGCTCGCCAACGTGATCGGTGCCGGAACCCCGGCCGGGAGTCTCTTCGGCGACGTGGCCGCGCACCTGGCCGACGCCGCGCGCGCCGAGGCCGCCGGGGAGCGGGCGGACGCACTACGCCTGCCGCCGCTGCGCGCGGCCCGCGACCTGGTGGACGTACGGGACGTGGTGGACGCCGTGCTGGCCGCGGCCCGCGTGCCCGCCACGTACGTCAACGGGCGGGTGATCAACGTGGGCCGGGGCGAGGCAGTGCCCGTCCGGGACGTGATCGACCGGATGGTCGCGCTCAGCGGCCTCGACGTGCCGGTGACCGAGGGGGCCGGCGTCCCACCGGGCCGCAGCGACGTCGACCGGCAGTGCCTGGACGTCTCCCTGGCCCGGGAGCTGCTCGGCTGGGCACCGAGCCGCCCCCTGGACTCCGCACTGCGCGACCTCCTCGCGGCCGCCCTGCCGCCCGTCAAGCCCGCGGGCGCCGAGCCGCCGCTCACCTTCGCGGCCGCCGAGCCGCCCGTCAACGAAAGGACAGGATGA
- the rfbH gene encoding lipopolysaccharide biosynthesis protein RfbH has translation MSDPKEQVLEAVRAYHRVSAPEREFVPGTTEIWPSGAVLEEEDRVALVEAALEMRIAAGRSQRKFESAFARRLKRRKAHLTNSGSSANLLAVSALTSPALEDRRLKPGDEIVTVAAGFPTTVNPILQNGLIPVFVDVDLTTYNATADRVAAAIGPKTRAIIIAHALGNPFEVTAIAQLAEEHDLFLIEDNCDAVGSLYDGQLTGTFGDMTTVSFYPAHHLTMGEGGCVLTSNLALARIVESLRDWGRDCWCEPGENDKCLKRFTYQMGTLPAGYDHKYIFSHVGYNLKATDIQAALGLTQLAKLDDFIDARKRNWRRLREGLDGVPGLLLPEATPRSDPSWFGFVLTVDPEAPFGRAELVDFLEDRRIGTRRLFAGNLTRHPAYIGRPHRVVGELTNSDIITEHTFWIGVYPALTDEMLDYVTASIKEFVAARG, from the coding sequence ATGAGCGACCCCAAGGAACAGGTGCTCGAAGCGGTTCGGGCGTACCACCGAGTGAGCGCCCCGGAGCGGGAGTTCGTGCCCGGCACCACGGAGATCTGGCCGTCGGGCGCGGTCCTGGAGGAGGAGGACCGGGTGGCGCTGGTGGAGGCCGCCCTGGAGATGCGGATCGCCGCCGGGCGCAGCCAGCGCAAGTTCGAGTCGGCGTTCGCGCGGCGGCTGAAGCGGCGCAAGGCTCATCTCACCAACTCGGGCTCGTCGGCAAACCTGCTGGCCGTCTCGGCGCTCACCTCCCCCGCCCTGGAGGACCGGCGGCTGAAGCCGGGCGACGAGATCGTCACCGTCGCGGCGGGCTTCCCCACCACCGTCAACCCGATCCTGCAGAACGGGCTCATCCCGGTCTTCGTCGACGTCGACCTCACGACGTACAACGCGACCGCCGACCGGGTCGCCGCGGCCATCGGGCCGAAGACGCGCGCCATCATCATCGCGCACGCGCTCGGCAACCCCTTCGAGGTCACGGCGATCGCGCAACTCGCCGAGGAGCACGACCTGTTCCTCATCGAGGACAACTGCGACGCGGTGGGCTCGCTCTACGACGGGCAGCTCACCGGCACCTTCGGCGACATGACGACGGTCAGCTTCTATCCGGCGCACCACCTCACCATGGGCGAGGGCGGTTGTGTGCTGACCTCGAACCTGGCGCTGGCGCGGATCGTGGAGTCGCTGCGCGACTGGGGACGCGACTGCTGGTGCGAGCCGGGCGAGAACGACAAGTGCCTCAAACGGTTCACGTACCAGATGGGCACGCTGCCGGCCGGGTACGACCACAAGTACATTTTCTCGCACGTCGGTTACAACCTGAAGGCCACCGACATCCAGGCCGCCCTGGGCCTGACCCAGCTCGCCAAGCTGGACGACTTCATCGACGCCCGCAAGCGCAACTGGCGGCGGCTGCGCGAGGGGCTGGACGGCGTTCCGGGACTGCTGCTGCCGGAGGCGACGCCCCGCTCCGACCCGAGCTGGTTCGGGTTCGTGCTCACCGTGGACCCCGAGGCTCCGTTCGGCCGCGCCGAGCTGGTGGACTTCCTGGAGGACCGCAGGATCGGCACGAGGCGGCTGTTCGCCGGCAACCTCACCCGGCACCCCGCCTACATCGGCCGGCCCCATCGTGTCGTCGGCGAGCTGACGAACAGCGACATCATCACGGAGCACACCTTCTGGATCGGGGTCTACCCGGCGCTCACCGACGAAATGCTGGACTACGTGACCGCGTCGATCAAGGAGTTCGTGGCCGCGCGCGGCTGA
- a CDS encoding NAD-dependent epimerase/dehydratase family protein has product MDIVGTGFLARNLRPLAGRHPDTVALAAGVSWASGTSDADFAREAALLRDVAKHCVATGRRLLFFSTASTGMYGLAEGPGREDTPVVPCTPYGAHKVALEGLVRETGADHLILRLGHLVGPNQPEHQLLPTLVRQLREGVVRVHRGAARDLIAVRDVITVIDRLLATGLRSETVNVASGHAVPVDEIVDHLAAGLGLVARREYLDIGGQHVISIEKLRSLVPQVAAMGFGPDYYRRVLTEFTAAAHV; this is encoded by the coding sequence ATGGACATTGTGGGAACCGGGTTCCTGGCGCGGAATCTGCGTCCACTGGCCGGCCGGCATCCGGACACCGTGGCCCTCGCGGCGGGGGTGTCCTGGGCGAGCGGCACCTCGGACGCGGACTTCGCGCGGGAGGCCGCGCTGCTGCGCGACGTCGCGAAGCACTGCGTGGCCACCGGGCGGCGGCTGCTGTTCTTCTCCACGGCGTCGACGGGGATGTACGGGCTCGCCGAGGGCCCCGGCAGGGAGGACACCCCGGTGGTCCCCTGCACCCCTTACGGCGCGCACAAAGTGGCGCTCGAAGGGCTGGTGCGGGAGACGGGCGCCGACCACCTCATCCTGCGGCTGGGGCATCTGGTCGGCCCGAACCAGCCGGAGCATCAGCTGCTGCCCACGCTGGTACGGCAGTTGCGCGAGGGAGTGGTGCGGGTGCACCGGGGCGCCGCCCGGGACCTGATCGCCGTACGGGACGTCATCACCGTCATCGACCGGCTGCTCGCCACCGGTCTGCGCTCGGAGACGGTCAACGTGGCGTCCGGTCACGCCGTCCCCGTGGACGAGATCGTCGACCATCTCGCCGCCGGACTGGGGCTCGTGGCACGCCGGGAGTACCTGGACATCGGCGGCCAGCACGTCATCTCCATCGAGAAGCTGCGCTCCCTGGTGCCCCAGGTGGCCGCGATGGGCTTCGGCCCCGACTACTACCGGCGTGTCCTGACCGAATTCACCGCGGCCGCGCACGTGTGA